The sequence below is a genomic window from Aspergillus nidulans FGSC A4 chromosome V.
TGAACAAACTGGCAGAAGAGGGCGTTGTCTTCGACTCGGCGTACTGCAACTCGCCACTATGCGCGCCTTCCCGGTTCGTCATGGTGACCGGTCAGTTACCGTCCAAGATCGGTGCATACGATAACGCCGCCGACCTGCCCGCCGATATTCCCACGTACGCTCATTACTTGCGCCGCGAAGGTTACCACACTGCACTTGCTGGCAAGATGCATTTCTGTGGTCCTGACCAGCTTCACGGCTATGAGCAGCGCCTGACTTCAGATATCTACCCCGGTGATTATGGCTGGTCAGTCAACTGGGACGAGCCGGTAAGTTATGCCCCGAAATGGATTAGGGAAAGTCTGGAAAAATTGACTGGATTAGGATGTGCGTCTCGATTACTACCATAACATGTCCTCGGTCATGGATGCCGGCCCCGTTGTGCGCACCAACCAGCTCGACTTTGACGAGGAGGTCATCTATAAGTCCAAGCAGTACCTCTACGACCATGTGCGCCAACGCACCGACCAGCCCTTCTGCTTGACTGTCTCCATGACCCACCCTCATGATCCTTATGCTATGACTAAGGAGTTCTGGGACCTGtacgaggatgttgagatccCGCTGCCCAAGCACGCAGCCATCCCTCATGACCAGCAGGACCCTCACTcccagcgcatcctcaagTGCATCGACCTGTGGGGTAAGGAGCTGCCAGAGGAGCGCATCAAGGCCGCGCGCCGCGCTTACTACGCGGCCTGCACGTACGTTGACACCAATGTCGGCAAGCTCCTCAAGGTGCTCGACGAGACCGGTTTGCGCGACGacaccatcatcgtcttcacTGGCGATCACGGTGACATGCTTGGCGAACGCGGTCTTTGGTATAAGATGGCCTGGTTCGAGAACTCGGCTCGCGTGCCTTTCATCGTCAACGCCCCCAACCGGTTTGCTCCGGCCCGCATCTCGCAGAACGTCTCGACCATGGATATCCTGCCGACCTTTGCCGAACTAGTTGGTGCGCCGCTAGTCAAGGAACTTCCCCTGGACGGAGTCTCCTTGGTACCGTACCTGACCGGTGAAGACGGCGTGAAGACCGACACCGTGCTGGGCGAGTACATGGGTGAGGGCACTCAATCCCCCGTCGTGATGatccgccgcggccgctgGAAGTTCGTCTACTCCCTCATCGACCCGCCTATGCTCTTCGACGTCCAGAACGACCCGCTGGAAAAGGTCAATCTCGTTGCCGGCCTCCCTGACCCGTCAATGGCAGCCGCAGCGGAcgccaaagcagcagcagccactgcTTTCAACAAAGCTGCACCCGCAACGCTCCCAACCCCTGCTGAATCTCCGCGCGCAACACCCCTTGCCCACCGCAATGCGGCTCAGGACTACCCCTTCCCGAGCCCAACACCCCCGCGCACCCCTAGCCCAGGCAAGCCATCCAATGTCACCGTCCCCGAGACCACGGACCCATCCAAGCTCCTCGCCTACTTCACGGAGGAGGTTCACTCTCTCTGGGATTTGGAGAGCATTCGGCAGGATGTCTTGCGCTCGCAGCGCCGCCGGCGCCTCGTCTACTCTGCGCTAATCAAGGGCACCCCTCActtctgggactgggagtacCGCGTTGACCCTAGCACCCAATATGTCCGCAACCAGGGCAAGGGCGTGCTAGATGATGTGGAATTCATCTCGCGCTGGCCGAGAGTCCTGCAACAGgctgctcaggctcaggGCGTGAAGGTTTAAGCCGCCTATTCTCTGATCGTTCTATTCATTTCCTATTTGGGAAAAgtgccttttttttttttttctctcttatCTACCATCGGCGTTTGAGCGAGGCGCTATACCCAGCATTACCATTTATTGACATTGTCAGCCGTGCATAGCTTTTATCCTTTGTTTACTGCACTGCCTTGCTGAAGAGAACTGTTTGACTTTTGAGTCCTTTTGCTCGCGCTTAGCGATTATGTTGCTGTCATTCTGTGAATGCTTTTTGCATTGAGAATCTTCGTCTTGCGCATTACCTTTTTACTTGGCTCTCCGTACATAGAACTGAACTGGATCTGAATATTGTCTTCTGGATCTGAATTTAGTCAAGCTGGAAACTGAAATGTACTTAAAATGATCTGCGCACGTTTTAGCTATCTGTAAACGTTTAACCAGAATGGAAATAAGTTATTGCTTTGATTATTCAGTAATTAGAAAGTACGTACGCCATGCTGTCCATGGACATCGGCACACGCCCCATCGGGTTCCAAGGTTGACGAAGTAAAGTTGCCGCTGTCTTCAGGCGCCACCGGGAGCATCTTCCTTCCATCTACGCTCTCTGGCCAGCATTACCTACACATCAAAGCTACCATCAAACGGCTTCCCATTGGAGAAGTCACCATGGAGATTAACCTAACACCTAAACTGATATCTCAAACGTCTCCTTGCAGGCACGGGACGTATACCTGACAGATACCACGAATCGTTTCAAGAAGTCCGCACCGCCAACGACGAACGTGGATGCAGCGAACTATGTTTCGCGGTCGCGGACACCGTAAATCTTGCACTATGATATCATCACATGCCTTTTGAGGTAAAGCATGAAGCCATCTTTGTACTCTTAGCCTCTCTTGTATTAGATCTTCGCTATTATGTGGAAGCCCGGCCCGTGCCGGAGTGGGTTGCAGGAAGCCAGCGAACGGGCCCGCGGCGTCATGTATGCAAGTAGAAAGCGGATACTACGGCCCTATTTACAGCGAAGTAGGAATAATTAGATATACCTTGAGATGAGAGTTACTATATGCGAAAATGTATCCTGCTTCGTCGGAAGCGTTACGCTATTGactgattgattgattgattgattgattcgGGCCATTTCTCTCCACTGCAACATCTCGGGTTTCCTCATTGCCATTGACTCTGCAatttctcttcctgtttctGAATATGATGTAGGGCCAAGGGGATTGGACTTGTGGTTGCGACTGCAGCTGTGGCGGGGTAGCTCAGATGGAGGTTCATAGTTTGAAAAATGGGGAAAGCTGACAGGAAGAAGGGTTAGAAGAAGGCGAAAGGCTTGGTAAATCCCGAAGTGGGAGAATGCAGTAGATCTGTGGAAAAGATTTGATATATTTCAGGAGTCTACGATGGTGTACTTCAATAGGAAAGACGTCCCAGTCAAGGGTTTATATAGTATATGTACTTATGTCCGGTAGGTAAAGTTCACTCCTCTTTAGAAGCGAAGCAAAGCAATACTGAAAAAAATAGGAAATAGATGAACACGAAAGCGGAATCCCTATCGTACCTAGGTGAATCATGAACAAGAAATGGGCTAACATGGTAAATCAATCAAGACAGTCATCGTCACACACCGCGCCTGGCTAGCTTAAATGAACAGGCTAACCAATTTGCACAGAGTTCAATCGTATCCCAGCCCAGAGTAATAAAACCGCGTTGCGTTGGAACTTCGCGTATATCACTGGTCGGAAGACCAGTGAGACATAAGAAATATTTACTGACACCGACTAGTCCATTGGATAAGCAGGTGCTTTGACCAGAACGTTCATTGGCCCGCGCCCGCGCACTTCGGCCGTAACAAACGCCGCAAGTCGGATGCGTCCTGTTCCTGAGCCTTGCcctgatgctgctgaagccgccGGCGTCACCGAGCCGCGACGGGAGCCATCATTGCCCATAGATGCAGGTGTAGGTCCCGGCCCGGAGCCAGTTTGTGGGGGTCCCTGTCCCGGTTTCCGGCCCATAATGTTGCTGAACACCGAGCGCATGCGCTGTTCGCGGGCTGGACCACTATCGTGAGCGCTGGGATTCGTAGATGCAAGCTGTGAATCGCGATCGTTGTCGGCGTTGCCGGGGCCGTCTTCGTGGGAGCTGCGGTTGGAGGGTAACTCGGTGGAGGTTTGAGTGTCAGAAGGGCTGGCGGCGTTGGTGAGGGGGGGAAGAACACCGGATTCTATTTTCATCGTTGCCTCGT
It includes:
- a CDS encoding putative choline sulfatase (transcript_id=CADANIAT00003640) → MAARKPNILYIMADQMAAPLLAFHDKDSPIKTPNLNKLAEEGVVFDSAYCNSPLCAPSRFVMVTGQLPSKIGAYDNAADLPADIPTYAHYLRREGYHTALAGKMHFCGPDQLHGYEQRLTSDIYPGDYGWSVNWDEPDVRLDYYHNMSSVMDAGPVVRTNQLDFDEEVIYKSKQYLYDHVRQRTDQPFCLTVSMTHPHDPYAMTKEFWDLYEDVEIPLPKHAAIPHDQQDPHSQRILKCIDLWGKELPEERIKAARRAYYAACTYVDTNVGKLLKVLDETGLRDDTIIVFTGDHGDMLGERGLWYKMAWFENSARVPFIVNAPNRFAPARISQNVSTMDILPTFAELVGAPLVKELPLDGVSLVPYLTGEDGVKTDTVLGEYMGEGTQSPVVMIRRGRWKFVYSLIDPPMLFDVQNDPLEKVNLVAGLPDPSMAAAADAKAAAATAFNKAAPATLPTPAESPRATPLAHRNAAQDYPFPSPTPPRTPSPGKPSNVTVPETTDPSKLLAYFTEEVHSLWDLESIRQDVLRSQRRRRLVYSALIKGTPHFWDWEYRVDPSTQYVRNQGKGVLDDVEFISRWPRVLQQAAQAQGVKV